The following proteins come from a genomic window of Scomber japonicus isolate fScoJap1 chromosome 4, fScoJap1.pri, whole genome shotgun sequence:
- the LOC128357658 gene encoding 2-epi-5-epi-valiolone synthase-like produces MPSNNNSSLSQQTQSNLVQVNGTWTRQTEQSQPAEGKLSDAKIYENKSEHGVSWTVVSPIVFTYRVIQCKNIMDPRNDTLLWGHIGDEDLKCTISNSKPIKRFVVIDDTVNQLYGPQVTNYFAAREVVYKILPLPTTEENKCMELVTKILEEVHKFSIDRRSEPIIAIGGGVCLDIVGLAASLYRRRTPYIRVPTTFLSYIDASVGAKTGVNFAGGKNKLGSYVPPVATFLDRSFFQTLPPRQISNGMAEMLKMALMKHRGLFELLEAEGRMLLQSKLQSCESSNNSEQEDSATASTRIAIETMLEELAPNLWEDDLDRLVDFGHLISPELEMRVLPALLHGEAVNIDMSLMVYVAHQRGLLTAEEKDRIIQCMLGLELPVWHQDCSLDLVQKSLRERLKHSAGSLRMPLPTGLGHAEIFHDMIEDNILCQAYQKWTDELASSGNK; encoded by the exons ATGCCTTCAAATAATAACTCCAGCCTTTCACAGCAAACTCAGTCAAATCTGGTCCAAGTGAACGGGACATGGACCCGACAAACTGAACAGTCCCAGCCGGCAGAGGGAAAGTTATCAGATGCTAAAAT CTATGAGAACAAGTCAGAACATGGAGTTTCCTGGACAGTCGTCAGCCCCATTGTATTCACCTATAGGGTCATTCAGTGCAAAAACATAATGGATCCCAGAAATGACACATTGCTCTGGGGTCATATAGGAGATGAAGACCTTAAATGCACCATAAGTAACTCCAAACCCATTAAACGTTTTGTTGTCATAGATGACACTGTTAATCAGCTGTACGGCCCCCAAGTCACTAACTACTTTGCAGCCAGAGAAGTGGTTTACAAAATTCTCCCTCTGCCCACCACTGAAGAGAACAAATGTATGGAGTTAGTGACCAAGATCCTGGAGGAAGTTCACAAGTTTAGTATTGATAGACGCTCTGAGCCGATCATAGCCATCGGTGGTGGGGTGTGTCTGGATATCGTGGGTTTGGCAGCATCTCTCTATCGCCGGAGGACTCCGTACATTCGAGTGCCGACCACTTTTCTGTCCTACATTGATGCCAGTGTCGGGGCAAAAACAGGGGTCAACTTTGCTGGTGGCAAAAACAAGTTGGGGAGTTACGTCCCACCAGTGGCCACGTTCTTAGATCGCTCATTCTTCCAAACTCTCCCACCGCGCCAGATCTCTAATGGGATGGCAGAGATGTTGAAG ATGGCCTTGATGAAGCATCGTGGCTTGTTTGAGTTGCTGGAGGCTGAGGGTAGGATGCTGCTGCAGTCCAAGCTGCAGTCCTGCGAGAGCAGCAACAACTCTGAACAAGAAGACAGTGCCACAGCATCCACCCGCATCGCCATAGAAACCATGCTGGAAGAACTGGCTCCCAACTTGTGGGAGGATGATCTAGATAGACTGGTGGATTTTGGTCACCTCATCAGTCCTGAATTAGAAATG CGAGTGTTGCCAGCGTTGCTTCATGGGGAGGCGGTCAATATTGACATGTCCCTCATGGTATATGTGGCCCACCAGAGGGGGCTGctgacagcagaggagaaagaCCGCATTATCCAGTGCATGCTGGGCCTAGAGCTGCCTGTGTGGCACCAGGACTGTTCTCTAGACCTGGTGCAGAAGTCCCTCAGGGAGCGTCTGAAGCATTCTGCAGGCTCTTTGAGGATGCCTCTTCCCACAGGACTGGGACATGCAG AAATCTTCCATGACATGATTGAAGATAACATCCTTTGCCAAGCATATCAGAAGTGGACGGATGAGCTTGCTTCTTCTGggaacaaataa
- the LOC128357659 gene encoding myoD family inhibitor domain-containing protein 2-like: MTGKWISEARRLSTISEQESDKPDLDSTSHDALVGSEWGGSSFSMCSDKFKNNSSHFSSDDSYQPDTGDDCAGLLLACLYCRFYELLVLLRDSCERAVSRCFPSFKYIKASSEKDQQGLDCWSCKLELDCHLCGSSCKDTAELLELAMEMSEVCHR, from the exons ATGACGGGCAAGTGGATCAGTGAGGCACGCAGACTGAGCACCATCTCCGAGCAAGAATCAGACAAGCCGGACCTTGATTCCACCTCCCATGATGCCCTGGTTGGTAGTGAATGGGGTGGATCCAGTTTCTCAATGTGTTCTGACAAGTTTAAGAACAACAGTAGTCATTTCTCTTCTGATGACTCATACCAGCCAGACACTGGAG ATGACTGCGCAGGACTTCTGCTCGCTTGTCTGTATTGTCGTTTCTATGAGTTACTGGTCCTGCTACGGGATTCATGTGAGAGGGCTGTGAGCCGTTGTTTCCCCTCATTCAAATACATCAAGGCGTCCAGTGAGAAGGACCAGCAGGGACTGGACTGCTGGAGCTGCAAACTGGAACTGGACTGTCATCTCTGCGGCTCTTCTTGTAAGGATACAGCAGAACTTCTAGAGCTGGCTATGGAGATGTCAGAGGTGTGCCATCGCTGA
- the LOC128356890 gene encoding forkhead box protein P1-B-like yields MHESGSETTSHTITAIHTENGNSSENESRLRSGQTPPPEAPRVPVSLSMMTPPAEAPQQLQQTSQQQILNPQQLQALLQQQKALMLHQQQIQEVFKNQQEQLSLQLLQQKNAGIVSQELTSQQIAIQQQLLQVQQQHLLNLQRQGLLSVLPTSPITVPGCENSSILSTGGDTRESSSLLSTTNGHHTLIKRKESASLDENTPNSHPLYGNGMCKWPGCETVFGDFQAFLKHLNSEHTLDDKSTAQCRVQMQVVQQLELQLKKDKERLQAMMAHLKSSEPKPAAQPVNLASNVSFSQATLPKGPPPMSLSQSATAPSTPLTPLSESPSVLTPNSMFTGTPVRRRYSRSVSQDIIDNKEFYLSTEVRPPFTYASLIRQAIFESPRNQLTLNEIYNWFTRNFAYFRRNAATWKNAVRHNLSLHKCFVRLENVKGAVWTVDEIEFHRRRPQKTAGNGSLLKNSQNRQSYPGSAPQTGGLDCNSFYNPATMGSIPLHSLPHVLQEQMNGALANGSGYQSDSSATQSPPQAFIKEEQEDEEICENYHYESPESTDEHEMNHDEDNGSPERPNLHLDRVPSL; encoded by the exons GTTCCAGTGTCATTGTCCATGATGACCCCACCAGCCGAGGCTccacagcagctgcagcaaacatcacaacaacagatTCTCAATCCCCAGCAGCTCCAAGCCTTGCTCCAGCAGCAGAAAGCACTCATGTTACACCAG CAACAAATACAAGAGGTCTTCAAGAATCAGCAAGAGCAGCTAAGTCTGCAGCTGCTACAACAGAAGAATGCTGGGATTGTTAGCCAAGAG CTCACATCTCAGCAGATTGCcatccagcagcagctccttcAGGTGCAGCAGCAACATCTGCTCAACCTGCAGAGGCAAGGCctgctgtctgtccttcccACCAGCCCCATCACAGTCCCAG GCTGTGAGAACAGTAGCATCCTGTCCACTGGCGGGGACACCAGAGAGTCTTCCAGTCTACTATCTACCACAAATGGTCATCACACTCTcataaagaggaaagaaag TGCGTCACTGGATGAAAACACACCCAATAGCCATCCTCTGTATGGAAATGGCATGTGTAAATGGCCTGGCTGCGAAACTGTCTTTGGAGACTTTCAGGCATTCCTCAA ACATTTGAACAGTGAACATACACTCGATGACAAGAGCACAGCACAGTGTCGTGTGCAGATGCAGGTGGTTCAGCAGCTGGAACTGCAG CTGAAGAAGGACAAAGAGCGACTGCAAGCAATGATGGCTCATCTGAAGTCCTCTGAACCCAAACCCGCAGCACAGCCT gtgAATCTAGCATCTAATGTATCCTTCTCCCAGGCAACATTGCCCAAAGGCCCTCCTCCTATGAGCCTGTCTCAGAGTGCCACGGCACCATCCACACCCCTGACGCCGCTGTCTGAATCCCCTTCAGTCCTCACTCCCAATAGCATGTTCACTGGAACCCCTGTACGGAGGCGGTATAGCCGGTCTGTGAGCCAAG ATATAATTGATAATAAGGAGTTCTACTTGAGCACAGAAGTCAGACCTCCATTTACATACGCCTCTCTCATAAGACAG GCGATATTTGAATCCCCTCGCAATCAGCTGACATTAAATGAAATCTACAACTGGTTCACAAGAAACTTTGCATATTTCAGACGCAATGCAGCAACTTGGAAG AATGCTGTCAGACATAATCTCAGCCTCCATAAATGCTTCGTACGGTTGGAAAATGTGAAGGGAGCCGTGTGGACAGTAGATGAGATTGAGTTCCACAGAAGAAGGCCTCAAAAGACTGCTGGTAATGG ATCTCTGCTGAAGAACTCTCAGAACCGTCAGAGCTATCCTGGGTCTGCTCCTCAG actGGTGGTCTAGACTGCAACTCTTTCTACAACCCAGCCACTATGGGCAGCATCCCATTACACTCCCTGCCTCACGTTCTCCAGGAGCAGATGAATGGAGCCCTCGCCAATGGATCTGGATACCAAAGTGACAGCAGTGCGACGCAGTCCCCTCCCCAAGCTTT CAtcaaagaggagcaggaggatgaggagataTGTGAAAACTATCACTATGAATCTCCAGAGAGCACAGATGAGCACGAGATGAACCACGATGAAGACAACGGCAGCCCGGAGAGGCCCAACCTTCATCTCGATCGTGTGCCTTCTCTCTGA